A stretch of DNA from Streptomyces sp. NBC_01197:
CCATCAACTCCGAGGTCAAGGCGGGCCGCGGCTCACCGCACGGCGGCGTCTACCTCGATGTGTCGACGCGGATGTCCGCCGAGGTCATCAAACGCCGACTGCCTTCGATGTACCACCAGTTCAGGGAGCTGGCCGATGTCGACATCACCGCGGAGGCGATGGAGGTCGGTCCGACCTGCCACTACGTGATGGGCGGTATAGCGGTCGACTCGGAGACCGCGGCCGCGCTCGGTGTGCCGGGGCTCTACGCGGCGGGCGAGGTCGCGGGCGGGATGCACGGCTCCAACAGGCTCGGCGGGAACTCCCTCTCCGACCTGCTGGTCTTCGGCCGCCGCGCCGGGCTGCACGCGGCACGCCACTCGGCGTCGCTCACCGTACGGCCGCAGATCGACGAGGACCGGATCGACGCGGCGGCCGCCGAGGCGCTGCGGCCCTTCAGCGCCGAAAGCCCGGACACCGGGAACGGGCCCGGCCCAGCGGCGGCGGAGAATCCGTACACCCTCCACCAGGAACTCCAGCAGACGATGAACGATCTGGTCGGCATCATCCGCCGCGAGGCAGAGATGGAGCAGGCCCTGGAGAAGCTGGCGGCGCTGCGGGTACGGGCCCGCCGGGCCGGGGTCGAGGGGCACCGGCAGTTCAACCCGGGCTGGCACCTCGCGCTGGACCTGCGGAACATGCTGCTGGTCAGCGAGTGCATCGCGCGCGCCGCGCTGGAGCGGACCGAGAGCCGCGGCGGGCACACCCGCGAGGACTGTCCCGACATGGAGCGCGGCTGGCGCGGGATCAATCTGCTCTGCCGGCTGGCCGGCCCGGCGGGGGCCGATCCGGTCCCGGCCGAGCCGGACACGGGCCAGATCGTGCTGGTCCGCAAGCAGACCGTGCCGATCCGTCAGGACCTGCTCGCCCTCTTCGAGCGGGACGAGCTGGTCAAGTACCTCGCCGAAGAGGAGTTGTACGAGTGAGTTCGTACGAAGCACGCTTCAGGGTCTGGCGCGGGGACCCGGACGGCGGGGAGCTGCGGGACTTCACCGTCGAGGTGAACGACGGCGAGGTGGTCCTCGACATCATCCACCGCATCCAGGCGACCCAGGCCTCCGATCTGGCGGTGCGCTGGAACTGCAAGGCCGGCAAGTGCGGTTCGTGCAGCGCGGAGGTCAACGGGCGGCCGCGGCTCATGTGTATGACGCGGATGTCGGTCTTCGCACGGACGGACACCATCACGGTGACCCCGTTGCGGGCCTTCCCGGTCGTCCGGGACCTGGTGACGGATGTGTCCTTCAACTACGCGAAGGCCCGGGAGGTGCCGGCGTTCGTTCCGCCGGAGGGGGTGAAGCCGGGCGAGTACCGGATGCAGCAGGTGGATGTGGAGCGCTCGCAGGAGTTCCGCAAGTGCATCGAGTGCTTCCTCTGCCAGGACACCTGCCATGTGGTGCGCGACCACGAGGAGAACAAGGCGGCCTTCGCCGGTCCGCGGTTCCTGATGCGGGTGGCCGAGCTGGACATGCACCCGCTGGACGCCGCGGCCGAAGCGGGGCTCGACCGGAAGCGGACCGCGCAGGAGGAGCACGGCCTGGGTTACTGCAACATCACCAAGTGCTGCACGGATGTCTGCCCGGAGGGCATCAAGATCACCGACAACGCGCTGATCCCGCTCAAGGAGCGGGCCGTCGACCGGAAGTACGACCCGCTGGTCTGGCTGGGGAACAAGATCGGCCGCCGCCGCGAGTGAGCCGGGCCGAACCGGGGCCGGCGTCCCCGCCCGGCCCCGCTCCGGCACCCTCAGTTCCAGCCCTTCCGGTACGCCGTCCAGTCGGCCTCCGTCGCTGCGAAGTCCACGTACAGCGCGACTCCGAAGTGCTCCCGGTCGCGGTCCTGCCTGCCGAGCGCGAGCCGCACCCCGCGCACCGCTGCCGCGACCGTCTCCGCGGACGCCAGATGACCGGGCTTGGTCTCGTGGTAGAAGGGCAGCCCCATCAGCAAGTCGGTTGCTTCCGGGGTGACTTCGAGAGCCAGCGTGGTCTGCTCGGCGACATAGCCGCCGTACAGGCTCTGGAGCGGCAGCGCGGTGTCGTACGACATGACGGCGATCTGGTCCACCCGGCGGGCCACCTCGCCGAAGAACTTCTGCGACCAGTACTTGGGATGCCCGGTGAGCGCGCCCGCGACGGTGTGCAGGGCGGGCAGCGGGTCTATCTGGTGGGAGGCCACCGAGAGCAGGACACCCCGGGCCCTGGTGAGAGCGCGCAGCCGGTCGAGGAGCGCCAGATAGTCACGGTCGCCCGAGTGCAGCGGCTCCAGGTCGAAGTGCGTCCCCTCGAACCCCGCGTCGATGACCCCGCGCGCGGAATCCACGATCGCGCTGCGGGACGCGGCCCGGGTGAGGTCGAGTCCTTCCGGGCTCTCGGTGGCCAGCTGGTCGCCGAGCCAGGCCTGGACCCGTACGCCGGGGAGCTCGCGGTGTACGGCGCCGATGAGCCACTTGGCCCCGGCGTAGCGGGCGGGCGGCAGGGTGCCGTCGTGCTCCAGGGGCCCGGCGTGCACGTAGAGGTCCCGCAGGCCTGTCCCCCGCAGCCGGGCCGCGAGCGCGGCCACGTCGGCGTCCTTCTTCCGGCCGTCGACCCAGGCGTGGCCCAGCCAGATGGCGTCCCGGCCGCGGGTGCGGGTGCCGTCGCGGTAGTCGCCCGCGTAGTTCGCGCGCAGGGCGATGCCCGCGGTGAGCGCGGGGATGAGGAGGAGTACGGCGACCCCGAGTGCGGTCCGCTTGAGCCAGGTGAGCCAGGTGCGGCGCGGCCCCCGCGGCGTTCGTCCGCTCCGGGGGGCCCAACTCCGGACGGCCCAACTCCGGACGGCCCAGTTCCGGCCGCCGATGTGTCGTACCTGCACCCATGCCCCCCACAAGCTCGTACGGTATGCCCCGCAGAGTAGCTGCGGTCGCGGGGCGCCCAGGACGGCCATACGCTCCCCAATGTGACGCCGCACGAGCCATCCGCACGGCCACACACTGCCGTCATCGCCACGCTGGCCGCGGTGCTCACCGTGGTGTTCCTGCTGGTGGCCCCGTCACCGGCAGCGCATGCGGCCGACCCGCCCGTCCTCTCGGCGAAGGGGCAGATCACCGACCAGGTCAACGCGCTCGGCGACCGCAGGGGCGCGGTGGCACGCGCCATCGACGCGCTGTACGAGAAGCGGCACATCCAGCTCTTCGTCGTCT
This window harbors:
- a CDS encoding succinate dehydrogenase/fumarate reductase iron-sulfur subunit, which gives rise to MSSYEARFRVWRGDPDGGELRDFTVEVNDGEVVLDIIHRIQATQASDLAVRWNCKAGKCGSCSAEVNGRPRLMCMTRMSVFARTDTITVTPLRAFPVVRDLVTDVSFNYAKAREVPAFVPPEGVKPGEYRMQQVDVERSQEFRKCIECFLCQDTCHVVRDHEENKAAFAGPRFLMRVAELDMHPLDAAAEAGLDRKRTAQEEHGLGYCNITKCCTDVCPEGIKITDNALIPLKERAVDRKYDPLVWLGNKIGRRRE